In one Triticum aestivum cultivar Chinese Spring unplaced genomic scaffold, IWGSC CS RefSeq v2.1 scaffold15189, whole genome shotgun sequence genomic region, the following are encoded:
- the LOC123175170 gene encoding probable O-methyltransferase 2: GDGKTARAITKAHPHVKCTVLDLPKVIQKTPSDCVVNYVAGDLFHTVPKAQAVMLKLVLHHWSDDDCVKILTQCKNSIPSREEGAKVIVIDIVVEPSLGPVMFEAQTLMDLLMLVFTRGRQRSENDWRELFMKAGFTDYKIIKKLGARGVIEVYK, encoded by the exons tgGCGATGGAAAGACGGCGAGGGCCATCACCAAGGCCCACCCGCACGTCAAGTGCACCGTGCTGGATCTCCCCAAGGTGATCCAAAAAACTCCGTCGGACTGTGTAGTCAACTATGTCGCCGGTGACCTCTTCCACACCGTCCCAAAGGCTCAGGCCGTGATGCTCAAG CTTGTGCTGCACCACTGGAGTGACGACGACTGCGTGAAGATCCTTACCCAGTGTAAGAATTCCATTCCTTCCCGTGAAGAAGGAGCGAAGGTGATTGTCATTGACATTGTGGTCGAACCATCATTAGGACCTGTCATGTTTGAGGCCCAGACTCTCATGGACTTGCTCATGCTTGTGTTCACGAGAGGCCGTCAACGTAGCGAAAATGACTGGCGTGAGCTCTTCATGAAAGCAGGGTTCACCGACTACAAAATTATCAAGAAACTCGGTGCACGAGGTGTCATCGAGGTCTACAAGTGA